The Plasmodium cynomolgi strain B DNA, scaffold: 0467, whole genome shotgun sequence genome includes the window TGTATagcaaataatttattaaaaatttatacagtccgtatgttttattaatatttgatttactttatataataagccAGATATCATGGAAGTTGCAACTACTCCCAAGAACACATTGCCAAATGTTTTTGTAGAATTAGGATTTATACCAGAAAATTCTGTACGAACTATTATATCAGTATCAGGTGAAACTCCATTTGACTTTTCTTGttctgaaatttttttttcacattttaatttacgTATCGGGTTTTTCGGGTTGTAatctttacattttctataaaaaacattattcTGATCCTTAAATGctttaatatataatgtgTCAAATTCATCATAGAGTGGAGATTTATTTTGGAAGTAATCTTCATATTCCTTGCATTGCTCATCAGTAATATCAtctaatttattaaatttatcataattgACAAAATACTCATAAAGATCCTTACTCTTTTTCCAGTTATCGTATGGGTATACATATAGTAGACGCAGGCAATTATCGATATCTGATTCATAGTCACCTTTAAAAGCATggcttaaaatatttttaagtttaCCATAGGCATTAATAACACTTCCAGTATTACCTGGAAATTTCTCAATCAACTGTTCAATTATCCAAAGGCTCAAAAGGTTACAATGCTGATCCTTCAAATGTTCttcaatttcatttttataattagtT containing:
- a CDS encoding hypothetical protein (putative); translation: MPLIELQSEIFYDKLKFSNEELNKNTEECKLLHFIDRQDSEIIGICKYLVKYLKTNYKNEIEEHLKDQHCNLLSLWIIEQLIEKFPGDYESDIDNCLRLLYVYPYDNWKKSKDLYEYFVNYDKFNKLDDITDEQCKEYEDYFQNKSPLYDEFDTLYIKAFKDQNNVFYRKCKDYNPKNPIRKLKCEKKISEQEKSNGVSPDTDIIVRTEFSGINPNSTKTFGNVFLGVVATSMISGLLYKVNQILIKHTDCINF